A section of the Gammaproteobacteria bacterium genome encodes:
- a CDS encoding aminomethyl transferase family protein yields MEHIESLEADYNAVPIQSSADQHLVVVDDDYSDRLLVNGQRGVPVNLRQSGDSGARIAISTRIRKSPYWHLSQRHGCHAYEVYNHMYHPRAYVKPEDGGLLKEYEYLTNDVTLWNVAVERQIQIKGPDALAFANLLVTRDLTDKCKVNQARYVILCNEHGGIINDPVLLRVAEDEIWLSISDSDVLLWAQGINYKAGYNVQITELDVAPLQIQGPKSKALMQKLLGDGVLDIAYYGLWQTTLGGMDVIVSRTGFSAEVGYEIYLRDATANADRLWNRLIDAGKEFNLQVIASSHIRRLEAGILSYGQDMDIETNPFEVGLDWQVDLAKPDFIGKQALLAIANQGVSRRLVGLHFGGEPITWYIPDFWQVSDTANQRQIGYVSSAWYSPKLGCNIALAMLNAPHDAPGGMVAIEREQGAPPVEAKVCKFPFFDATKKLPKS; encoded by the coding sequence GTCAACGCGGCGTACCCGTCAACTTGCGTCAGAGTGGCGACAGCGGCGCGCGCATAGCGATATCCACCCGCATTCGCAAATCGCCTTACTGGCATTTGTCGCAGCGCCACGGCTGCCACGCCTACGAAGTTTACAACCACATGTATCACCCGCGGGCCTATGTGAAACCCGAGGACGGCGGTCTGCTCAAGGAGTATGAATATCTCACTAACGATGTGACCTTGTGGAACGTTGCGGTCGAGCGGCAGATTCAGATCAAGGGCCCCGATGCGCTGGCGTTCGCCAACCTGTTGGTGACGCGCGACCTCACCGACAAATGCAAGGTCAACCAGGCGCGCTACGTGATTCTGTGCAACGAGCACGGCGGCATCATCAACGATCCCGTGTTGCTGAGAGTGGCCGAAGACGAAATCTGGCTGTCGATCTCCGACTCCGACGTGCTGCTGTGGGCGCAGGGCATTAACTACAAGGCCGGCTACAACGTGCAGATCACCGAACTGGATGTGGCGCCGTTGCAGATTCAGGGGCCGAAGTCCAAAGCGCTCATGCAGAAACTGTTGGGCGACGGCGTGCTGGACATCGCCTATTACGGCTTGTGGCAGACCACATTAGGCGGCATGGACGTAATCGTCTCGCGCACCGGTTTCTCGGCGGAGGTCGGCTACGAGATTTATCTTCGCGATGCGACCGCCAACGCGGATCGGCTGTGGAACCGCCTCATCGATGCGGGCAAGGAATTCAATTTGCAGGTGATCGCGTCCAGTCACATTCGCAGACTCGAAGCCGGCATCCTGTCTTATGGTCAGGACATGGACATTGAGACCAACCCGTTCGAAGTCGGTCTCGACTGGCAGGTGGATCTGGCCAAGCCCGACTTCATCGGCAAGCAGGCGCTGCTCGCGATTGCGAATCAGGGCGTGTCGCGGCGTCTCGTGGGTCTGCATTTCGGCGGCGAACCGATCACCTGGTACATTCCCGATTTCTGGCAGGTCAGCGACACCGCGAACCAGCGGCAGATCGGCTATGTAAGCAGCGCCTGGTATTCGCCCAAGCTCGGCTGCAACATCGCGCTGGCCATGCTGAACGCGCCACACGACGCGCCCGGCGGAATGGTTGCGATCGAACGCGAACAGGGCGCGCCGCCGGTGGAGGCCAAGGTCTGCAAGTTCCCGTTCTTCGACGCGACCAAGAAACTGCCAAAGTCGTAA
- a CDS encoding methylenetetrahydrofolate reductase C-terminal domain-containing protein, producing MYRARLWSVRHARLLEAFYQRFEKVLIRLHPLFERIGYQRLEQPVAATEKVVKGFLFDCRMCGRCVLSSTGMSCPMNCPKNMRNGPCGGVRPDGFCEVKPDMRCVWVEAWKGSQRMRDGAAIESVQIQLDWRLQDSSAWLRVAREKGEQRVAAKIQ from the coding sequence ATGTACCGCGCGCGTCTCTGGTCGGTGCGCCATGCGCGCCTGCTCGAAGCGTTTTATCAACGTTTCGAGAAAGTCCTGATCCGGCTGCATCCGCTATTCGAACGCATCGGCTATCAGCGCCTCGAACAACCGGTCGCGGCGACGGAAAAAGTCGTCAAAGGCTTTCTGTTCGACTGCCGGATGTGCGGGCGCTGTGTGCTCAGCAGCACCGGCATGTCGTGCCCGATGAATTGCCCCAAGAACATGCGTAACGGTCCGTGCGGCGGCGTGCGGCCGGATGGGTTTTGCGAGGTCAAACCCGACATGCGCTGCGTGTGGGTCGAAGCCTGGAAGGGCAGTCAGCGCATGCGCGACGGCGCGGCCATCGAGTCCGTGCAGATACAACTCGACTGGCGCCTGCAGGACAGCTCAGCGTGGCTGCGGGTAGCGCGCGAAAAAGGCGAACAACGCGTCGCCGCGAAGATACAATGA